One Salvia splendens isolate huo1 chromosome 22, SspV2, whole genome shotgun sequence DNA segment encodes these proteins:
- the LOC121785738 gene encoding uncharacterized protein LOC121785738 isoform X1, translating into MAVVGAVTSLLFTGFSGNPNQPHIRLPSSAKVAMAKHNSFATRCSPDYVFDYTFPDYVFHKPQDHFAPREHGIRLETLSNSKIKNEEGDFWPEHIDDLADPCVFETKFTSSLQLRKLEPKPKPKPKPDLFVCFRESNDRRREYFVAYSSPKEDGSISPKYYIYPPSFLAKDYEFTRCSSNGLLHFYDHRNKSHVVWNPTTSEYKILPRPFVEPHLKCLDDEFGMWFDNTLENYKLLHLVNTCLVDDQGLFQNQTFRIDLYSHKTNSWKQIPTSQFDIEYALLGVCVYGTFYCITSTGVLLAFDFSTETFSTLPLPNIYCHKYLFLEYKGMLGALEFYTCEPDKYSRPYNFELWVMSDGSWTRESVFHIRSIRQALLFSEDGRLLYLTFLGKYEQELVVFDRANGKLKHLGIASHVDDPAMFPFVESFVQLNGISCTEEGNEENDKGVTKAEA; encoded by the exons ATGGCGGTTGTCGGCGCCGTCACCAGCCTCCTCTTCACTGGCTTCTCCGGCAACCCCAATCAACCGCACATCCGCCTCCCCTCCTCCGCTAAAGTCGCCATGGCAAAG CACAATAGCTTCGCCACGCGCTGCTCTCCTGATTATGTCTTTGATTATACCTTTCCTGATTATGTCTTTCATAAGCCCCAAGATCATTTCGCCCCCag AGAGCATGGTATCAGACTGGAGACCCTTTCTAATTCCAAGATTAAGAACGAAGAAG GTGACTTTTGGCCTGAACACATTGATGATCTCGCTGATCCCTGCGTATTTGAGACCaaatttacatcttccttaCAACTTCGCAAGCTCGAGCCTAAGCCTAAGCCTAAGCCTAAGCCTGACCTTTTTGTCTGTTTCCGTGAATCTAATGATAGGCGACGTGAATATTTCGTTGCATATTCTTCCCCCAAAGAAGATGGCTCCATCTCACCCAAATATTACATATATCCTCCCTCTTTTCTAGCAAAAGATTATGAATTCACTAGGTGTAGCTCGAATGGCTTACTTCATTTTTATGATCATCGCAACAAGAGTCATGTTGTTTGGAACCCGACAACAAGTGAGTATAAGATCCTCCCTAGGCCGTTTGTGGAACCTCACCTTAAATGTTTGGATGATGAATTTGGAATGTGGTTTGACAACACACTTGAAAATTACAAATTGTTGCATCTTGTAAACACTTGTTTAGTCGATGATCAAGGGCTTTTTCAAAACCAGACTTTTCGCATTGACTTATACTCACACAAAACTAATTCCTGGAAGCAAATACCTACCTCTCAGTTCGATATAGAATATGCACTCTTGGGGGTTTGCGTGTATGGGACTTTTTATTGCATAACATCGACTGGTGTTCTCCTTGCGTTCGACTTTTCTACTGAAACTTTTTCCACTTTACCCTTACCTAACATATACTGTCACAAATATTTGTTTCTAGAGTATAAAGGGATGTTAGGTGCTCTTGAATTCTACACTTGTGAACCTGATAAATATTCTAGACCTTACAACTTTGAACTTTGGGTCATGAGCGATGGATCATGGACAAGAGAGTCGGTTTTCCATATTCGTAGTATTAGGCAGGCGTTGCTGTTTTCAGAAGATGGTAGGCTATTGTATTTGACATTCCTTGGTAAGTATGAGCAGGAGCTAGTGGTGTTTGATCGCGCCAATGGAAAGCTGAAGCATCTTGGCATCGCTAGCCATGTCGATGATCCAGCGATGTTTCCATTTGTTGAGAGCTTTGTTCAACTCAATGGAATTTCATGTACTGAGGAG GGGAACGAAGAAAATGATAAAGGCGTGACTAAAGCTGAAGCATGA
- the LOC121785738 gene encoding uncharacterized protein LOC121785738 isoform X2: protein MAVVGAVTSLLFTGFSGNPNQPHIRLPSSAKVAMAKHNSFATRCSPDYVFDYTFPDYVFHKPQDHFAPREHGIRLETLSNSKIKNEEGDFWPEHIDDLADPCVFETKFTSSLQLRKLEPKPKPKPKPDLFVCFRESNDRRREYFVAYSSPKEDGSISPKYYIYPPSFLAKDYEFTRCSSNGLLHFYDHRNKSHVVWNPTTSEYKILPRPFVEPHLKCLDDEFGMWFDNTLENYKLLHLVNTCLVDDQGLFQNQTFRIDLYSHKTNSWKQIPTSQFDIEYALLGVCVYGTFYCITSTGVLLAFDFSTETFSTLPLPNIYCHKYLFLEYKGMLGALEFYTCEPDKYSRPYNFELWVMSDGSWTRESVFHIRSIRQALLFSEDGRLLYLTFLGKYEQELVVFDRANGKLKHLGIASHVDDPAMFPFVESFVQLNGISCTEELCNEEGF, encoded by the exons ATGGCGGTTGTCGGCGCCGTCACCAGCCTCCTCTTCACTGGCTTCTCCGGCAACCCCAATCAACCGCACATCCGCCTCCCCTCCTCCGCTAAAGTCGCCATGGCAAAG CACAATAGCTTCGCCACGCGCTGCTCTCCTGATTATGTCTTTGATTATACCTTTCCTGATTATGTCTTTCATAAGCCCCAAGATCATTTCGCCCCCag AGAGCATGGTATCAGACTGGAGACCCTTTCTAATTCCAAGATTAAGAACGAAGAAG GTGACTTTTGGCCTGAACACATTGATGATCTCGCTGATCCCTGCGTATTTGAGACCaaatttacatcttccttaCAACTTCGCAAGCTCGAGCCTAAGCCTAAGCCTAAGCCTAAGCCTGACCTTTTTGTCTGTTTCCGTGAATCTAATGATAGGCGACGTGAATATTTCGTTGCATATTCTTCCCCCAAAGAAGATGGCTCCATCTCACCCAAATATTACATATATCCTCCCTCTTTTCTAGCAAAAGATTATGAATTCACTAGGTGTAGCTCGAATGGCTTACTTCATTTTTATGATCATCGCAACAAGAGTCATGTTGTTTGGAACCCGACAACAAGTGAGTATAAGATCCTCCCTAGGCCGTTTGTGGAACCTCACCTTAAATGTTTGGATGATGAATTTGGAATGTGGTTTGACAACACACTTGAAAATTACAAATTGTTGCATCTTGTAAACACTTGTTTAGTCGATGATCAAGGGCTTTTTCAAAACCAGACTTTTCGCATTGACTTATACTCACACAAAACTAATTCCTGGAAGCAAATACCTACCTCTCAGTTCGATATAGAATATGCACTCTTGGGGGTTTGCGTGTATGGGACTTTTTATTGCATAACATCGACTGGTGTTCTCCTTGCGTTCGACTTTTCTACTGAAACTTTTTCCACTTTACCCTTACCTAACATATACTGTCACAAATATTTGTTTCTAGAGTATAAAGGGATGTTAGGTGCTCTTGAATTCTACACTTGTGAACCTGATAAATATTCTAGACCTTACAACTTTGAACTTTGGGTCATGAGCGATGGATCATGGACAAGAGAGTCGGTTTTCCATATTCGTAGTATTAGGCAGGCGTTGCTGTTTTCAGAAGATGGTAGGCTATTGTATTTGACATTCCTTGGTAAGTATGAGCAGGAGCTAGTGGTGTTTGATCGCGCCAATGGAAAGCTGAAGCATCTTGGCATCGCTAGCCATGTCGATGATCCAGCGATGTTTCCATTTGTTGAGAGCTTTGTTCAACTCAATGGAATTTCATGTACTGAGGAG TTATGCAACGAAGAAGGCTTTTGA